The Pseudomonas sp. GD03919 region CGTACCCGGTCTGAGCTTCATGACCCGCTACATCACCGGTACCAACATCACCGTTCGTGACAGCAAAACCGGTGTAATCACCGCCAAAAATGCCAAAGAGCATGAGTTCAACGTTGAAGCGAAGTACGTTGTTCAAGAAGGTGCCGCGAAGGATCTGTCCTTCCGCGTTCGTAGCGCTATCTATCGCGCAGACAGCGATCAGAATGGCAGCTACGGCTCTGACAACAACGATGTTCGTCTGATCATCGAGTACCCGCTGAGCGTTCTGTAATCCAGTCCGTTTAGTCGCTACAAGAAAAAGCCCGACTTAGGTCGGGCTTTTTCTTGCCTGCTGTTTATAGGCATTAGCCCACACCCTTAGACTCACAACGGTAAGGCATAGGTCCCTGTTACATGGGCCACCAGTTCTTCCTCGTTGCCCGCAGAGTACAAAGACACCTCGCACACGGCCTGACGGCGACTCAAGCGCAGAATACGCGCTTCGGCCAGCAGATCCACCGGCCTGGGTTTAACCAGAAAGTTAATGTTCAAATTCGAGGTAACGGCCATCTCCACCCGCCCCAACCGGCCCAGCACCACGGCATACATGGCCGCGTCGGCCAAAGCCATGATGGTTGGCCCGGACAGGGTGCCACCGGGGCGAATCAGCTTGTTATGAAAAGGCACCCGCGCCAGCACGCCCTCGCTATCCAGGCGATCAATACACAGGTTGATATCCTCGGCCATGGGCAGCCCCGCCCGGATCAGCCCCTGCACCTGCTCTGCACTTAAACCTGCCATCCCACTCTCCTGCGTTTTACCGCATCCTGTACGCCGCTATATAGGCACCGTACAATGCCGGCCATTGAAATCCTCTTGCAACAGACAGAACAGCCAATTATGCGTACCAGTCAGTTCCTGCTCTCGACCCTGAAAGAAACCCCTTCCGATGCCGTGGTGATCAGCCACCAGCTGATGCTGCGTGCCGGCATGATCCGCAAGCTGGCCTCCGGCCTGTACACCTGGCTGCCGATGGGCCTGCGCGTACTGCGCAAGGTCGAGAACGTGGTGCGCGAGGAGATGAACGCCGCCGGCGCCCTGGAGGTGCTGATGCCCGCCATTCAGCCGGCCGAGCTGTGGCAGGAGTCCGGGCGCTGGGTGCAGTACGGCCCCGAGTTGCTGCGGGTCAAGGATCGCCATGATCGTGAATTCTGCGTTGGCCCGACCCACGAAGAAGTGATCACCGATCTGGCCCGCAACGAGCTGAACAGCTACAAGCAGTTGCCGATCAACCTGTATCAGATCCAGACCAAGTTCCGTGACGAGATCCGTCCGCGCTTCGGCCTGATGCGCGGCCGTGAGTTCATCATGAAGGACGCCTATTCCTTCCATGCCGACCAGGCGTCGCTGCAGGAAACCTATGACCGCATGCATCAGGCGTACTGCAACGTGTTCAGCCGCCTGGGCCTGAACTTCCGTCCGGTGCAGGCCGATACCGGCTCCATCGGCGGCACCGGCTCGCACGAATTCCATGTGCTGGCCGACTCGGGTGAAGACGATATCGCTTTCAGCAATGTCTCCGACTACGCCGCCAACATCGAGAAGGCCGAAGCCATTCCACGCGAGAAAACGCGCGGTGCTGCGACCGAAGCGATGCGCCTGGTCGATACCCCCGATACCAAGACCATCGACGCGCTGGTGCAAGGTTTTGGCCTGGCCATCGAGAAGACCATCAAGACCCTGGTGGTGCACGCCGCCGAGGAAGGCAAGCTGATCGCCCTGATCGTGCGTGGCGACCACGAACTCAACGAGATCAAGGCCGCCAACCTGGAGCAGGTGGCCAGCCCGCTACAGATGGCCAGCGAAGCCGAGATTCGCGCAGCCATCGGCGCCGGCCCCGGCTCGCTGGGCCCGGTCAACCTGCCGATCCCCTGCATCATCGACCGCAGCGTAGCGCTGATGAGCGATTTCGCCGCCGGTGCCAACATCGAAGACAAGCACTACTTCGGCGTCAACTGGGAACGCGACCTGCCGCTGCCGGAGGTTGCCGACCTGCGCAACGTCGTTGCCGGCGACCCCAGCCCGGATGGCCAGGGCACCCTGGAAATCAAGCGCGGCATCGAAGTCGGCCACATCTTCCAGCTCGGCACCAAGTACAGCGAGGCGATGAACTGCCAGGTGCTCGGCGAGAACGGCAAGCCGGTCACCCTGACCATGGGCTGCTACGGCATTGGCGTATCGCGCGTGGTGGCGGCCGCCATCGAGCAGAACTTCGACGAGCGCGGCATTCGCTGGAACGATGCCCTGGCGCCGTTCCACATCGCCCTGGTGCCGCTGCGCTACGAAACCGAGCAGGTGCGCGAAGCCACCGACAAGCTGTATGCCGAGCTGACTGCCGCCGGCTATGAAGTGCTGCTGGATGACCGCGACAAGAAAACCAGCCCCGGCATCAAGTTCGCCGATATGGAGCTAATCGGCATTCCGCACCGCGTCGTGGTCAGCGACCGTGGCCTGGCCGAGGGCAACCTCGAGTACAAGAGCCGCGCCGAAACCGACCCGCAAGCCGTGCCGCTGGCCGAGATCCTGCCTTTCCTGCAAGCCCGTATCCGCCGCTGATCACGCCCTACCGAGACATCATGCACACGAGCAACAACCTTCGCCTCATCGGTGCCGCCCTGTGCGGCGCCCTCTTCCTCAGCGGTTGCGCCAATCAGTTGCCGCAACGCAGCGAGCATGAGGAGCGTATCGAACGCAAACTGCTGGATCACCAGTTGCAGATTGATGCCGGCGAACCCAGAGTGCTTGAGCTGCCGCAGCGCCGCGTGCGTGTGCATGACCAGAAGAGCTACGAGGTCACGGCCTTCGAGGTGACCCGTCGCTACGACCGTTACACCCCCTACCAACCCTGGCGCGAACTCTACGAAGTGCCAATGGGCGCAGTAGCCGTGGTAGCCGGTGTGGGCGCCAACATCCTCAATGTCGTATTGCTCGGCAGCCTGCCGGAAACCGCGACCCGCGACTGGATCAGTTACGGCATGGCCGGGCTCAACCCGTTCATGAACGCCGAGTCCAATGGGCGCGCTGAGCAGAACCTGGCGAGCGTCAACGAGGTGCAGCGCGACAGGCGCATGGAATACACCAACCTGCCCTGGAGCGAGCGCCCGGTGCAGGTCAAGGCGGGTGACCAGCAGTTCGAGCTACTCACCGACAACAGCGGCGTGCTGCGCCTCAACCTGCTGGACAGCCCCTTCACCGAACAGGACATCGGCCGTCTGAACATGCTGCAACTGAGCGTTGAAGACCAGCTTGGCGATGACATCGCACGCGCAGAAGCAACGCTCATGGTCAGTCATACCCTGCGCGGCAAACTGCGTGAAGCGCATGACCTGATCTTCGATGATCTCGAAGGTGACGACGTCGAACAGTGGGTGCATCGAGTCAAACGGCTGTCCGACCTGGGCCTTGAAGAAGAGGCCAGTGAACTGGAGCAGAGCCTGATCGAGCTGACACGCAATGACCCCGAACTGCAGGAAGCGTTCCTCAAGGCCTTGCTTCAGGACGCCGGGCGCCTGGCGGCGGATCCGGCAGCCAACTGATGATCAACAGGTCGCCTGCCGGCCTTCAGCTCACAGTGGCTTGAGCAATAACAATAGGGAAACGGGCTGAACACTTTCAGGGTGAAGCGGCTCCTGCAGCCACTCCAGGCGCCAGCCGGTTTCGCCCATCAGCGCCAGCCAGGATTGCAGCGTCCGAAAGAACCAGGGCATGGGCGCCTGGAAACCTTCGCCAAAACCGGCAAAATCCTCGACCCTCCAGCCATCCTGATAAGGCTCACCATGGCTGGCACGCCACGGATGCAGGGTCTGAATCAGCAGACTGCCGCCTGGGGCAAGCAGGCCGTGCAGGCTGCGCAGAACAGGCTGCAGTGGTTCTTCGAGCAGGGCGAAATTGCACACCAGTACCTCGAAACGCCCGAGCTGATCGGCATGCGCGTCCAGCTCGGCATAGCCACAGACGCGATACTGACTGCGCCCATCGCACGCCGCGCGCGCCGCGTCGATCAGCGGTGCAGAGGCATCGACCCCGACCGCTTCGATGCCATGCTCAGCCAGACCACGGCACAACCAGCCCTCACCACAGCCGATATCCAGCACACGCCTGGGTTGTAATGCCAGCACGGCCTGAATGATGGCGGCATCGGTAACCAGCCGCCGGCTCTCGATGCGTTGCTCACGCACCGCAGCCGCCCAGGCATCGGCATTGGCCTGCCAGCTTTGCTGAAGTTGTTCCCGGTGATCGCGTTGCATGGTGCAGCCCTGCATCGATGCGCTCTGGCGAGTCTAGCAGGCCTGCCCGCTGCGGCGTACCACTCGGGCAATCGATAAAACCGCCGGCCAGGCAGCCCGCCAGCGTCTAAGCTGTCATCAGGACAGAATAAAGGACGCAGCCCTGGCGAGCTGAGGTCAGCAGCCGGCCAGGCGCCTCGCAACAATGCTGACAGGCCACGCCGGTGATCTATGGGTGCAGCATGGCAAGGCAAACCACGGCAGCATGACCTGGTTGCGAAAACAGGGCGTTACTGGCGCCTGACGTTCTACCTTGTGCTGGTGGTTCTGGTACTGGCCACTACTGCCCTGCTGGTATTCGAATCACGCAGCGCCCATCTGCAGTCACGCGAGCTGAGCCGTTATGCCGCAAGCCTTACCTACCAGGTCGAGCCTGGCCCCAGCGAACGGATCCTGTACCCAAGCGACGGCCCCTTCGACAAACGCCAGGGTTATGCCCATCTGCCGCTGATGCTGGAACGCCTGCACCAACGCGATTATCAGATCACCGAACAGGCGCGCTTCTCCGACGCCCTGCTGGCCTACAGCCGTCGAGGGCTGTTCCCGCCCTTTACCGAGAAAAGCCAGAGCGGCCTGAGCATCAGCGACTGCCGGGGTACGCCCTTCTACGAATTTCGTTACCCGCAGCAGGGCTACGCCGACTTCGCCAGTATCGCGCCGCTGGTGGTCGATAGCCTGCTGTTCATCGAGAACCGACACCTGCTCGACGCGTCGCAACCGCTGGCCAACCCGGCGGTAGACTGGCCACGCTTCGCCATGGCCGCACTGTCGCAACTTGGCAAGATGCTCGACGTGCAGGACCAGTCCGCTGGTGGCAGTACCCTCGCCACGCAGTTAGAGAAGTACCGTCACTCTCCCGATGGCTTGACGCTGTCTGCCGGAGAGAAGCTGCAGCAGATGTTTTCCGCCAGCGTGCGCGCCTATCAGCACGGACCACAGACGCTCGAGGCACGTCAGCGCATCGTCCGCGATTACCTCAACAGCGTACCGCTGTCGGCAGCCCCCGGCCATGGTGAAGTACACGGCCTGAGCACGGTACATCGTTACCTGCTGCCGCAGGCCGATGAAGCCACCTTCGCCGCCTTTCTGCGGACGCAACTGCCGCAGGAAAAGCTCACCGACCAACGTATCGCCCGCCTGTACAAGGAGTACGGCCCTGGTGCCTACAGTCTGCCGGATCAGGGCTATATCGCCCGTGTGCATCCGCTGGAGCTATGGCTACTGGGTTACCTGATCGACAACCCGCAGGCGAGTTTCAGCGACGCCGTGGCAGCCAGCATCGACGAGCGCCAGGAGGTCTACGGCTGGCTGCTGCGCACCCGGCACAAGAGTGCTCGTGATAGCCGCATCCGTATCATGCTGGAGGTAGAAGCCTTCTCCGATATCCACCGGCGCTGGAAGAACCTCGGCTACCCCTTCCAGCATCTGGTGCCATCACTGGCTACCGCCCTGGGCAGCTCCGGTGACCGGCCGGCAGCACTGGCCGAACTGATGGGCATCATCCAAAACGACGGGATTCGCCAGCCGGTGCTGCGCATCGACGAACTGCATTTCGCCGCTGGCACGCCTTACGAAACACGGGTCGAGCGCGATATTCATGGCGGCAAGCGGGTGATGCAGTCCGAGGTCGCGGCGGCGCTGCGCAATGCCCTTTCTCAGGTCGTCGAGGGTGGCACCGCCCGGCGCCTGCAAGGCACCTTTCAACTGCAGGACGGCCAAAGCCTGACGCTTGGCGGCAAAACCGGAACCGGTGACAACCGCATCGAAAGCGTAGGCCCGGGAGGACGGGTGATCAGCTCGCGCGCCATGAACCGCACGGCCACCTTCGTGTTCTTCCTCGGCCCGCGGCACTACGGCACCCTCACCGCCTTCGTCCCCGGACGCGAGGCCGAGCGCTTTACCTTCACCTCGGCGTTGCCGGTGCAGGTGCTCAAGGGCATGGCGCCGATCCTTGCGCCCTACCTCGAACCGGGCAGTTCCACCCTGTGTGATACGCCGATGAGCGCAGCGCAGATAAGCCGGCGGTAATACCTGGTAACCACAGCCACCTGCGTGTGGTGAAACCGGGCATCGGATGTGCAGTCCATGGCTGCATTATCCATTGCCGTTCATGAGTATGCCGATGCCCTCACCTTGGTTAGCTCTGCTGCGCCGCCGTCGCCTGAGCCTGATGTTTCTGGGCTGCCTACTGGTATTGCTACCGATCGGCTGCGCCAAGCTGGAGCAGACCGAGCGCGAACTGGTGTTTCGTATCGAGCCAGGCACCGCGCGCTGGTTCAGCGGCCTGCCCGCTGGCGTCGAGGACGTGCAGCTGCAATCGCCAGCGCTCGCAGCCGATGAAAGCCTGCACGCCTGGTGGTGGCCCGCGCCGCGCAAGGATGCCCCGGCGCTGCTCTACCTGCATGGTTCGCGCTGGAACCTGACCGGCCAGTTGTTTCGCATCGAGCAGTTGCACGCCATGGGCTTCTCAGTGCTGGCGGTGGACTACCGGGGCTTCGGCCAGAGCCGTGGCCCGCTACCCTCCGAGCGCAGCGTCTATCAGGATGCACTGATCGCCTGGGAGCACCTGGCGCGCCTGCAGCCAGATGCGAGCAAGCGGTTCATCTACGGCCACTCCCTCGGCGGCGCAGTGGCCGTCAACCTGGCCCATGAACTGGCCGATGACAAGCAGTCGCCGCAAGCGGCGGGGCTGATCGTCGAGTCCAGCTTCACCAACCTGGGCGATGTGGCCACCGCAGTGAGCAATACCTCGCTACCGGTGCGCTGGCTGCTGTCGCAGGAGTTCGACTCACTGAGCAAGATCGGCGCGGTCGGCGTCCCCGTGCTGATCGCCCACGGGCGTGATGACCGCTACGTGCCCGCCCGTTTCAGCGAGGCGCTGTTCGATGCGGCCCGTGAGCCCAAGCAATTGCTGCTGATCGACGGCGCCAACCACAACAACAGCCTGCGCATGGGCGCTAACAGCTACCGGCAGGCCTTGCAGACGCTGGGGCTCGAACTCAACTGATGAAGCTGAACGCCCTCAGGGCCTGAACTGCTGCAGGTAGAGCTGCTCGATCTTGGCCCGTGCCCAGGGCGTCTTGCGCAGAAAGGTCAGGCTCGACTTGATGCTCGGCTCATGTTTGAAACAGCGCACGTCGACCTGGCGGGCCAGCCCCTCCCAACCGATGCGCTCCACCAGAGCGGTGAGTATCGCTTGTAAGGTCAGGCCGTGGAGCGGGTCATTGCTGGTCATGAGAGCGTCCGTCAAAAAAGGTGCGCCTATCTTAGTGCCATAAACGACAAAGGCGATGACTGCCGGGCAGTCATCGCCTTGTGTTCAAGCCAGCTGGATCAGACCGACTTGTACTCGCTCTCGGCCTGGTCGAAGCGGTTCAGCATCGACTGGCTCGGCGCCTTACCGATGCGGCTGAAGATGACGATGGCCAGGGTGGCGAGGATGAAGCCCGGGATGATTTCGTACAGCCCCAGACCGATCCAGTTCTTCCACACGATCACGGTGGCCGCGCCGACCAGCATGCCAGCCAGGGCGCCGTTACGGGTCATACCCTTCCACACCAGCGACAGGATAACCACCGGACCGAACGCAGCGCCGAAACCGGCCCAGGCGTAGGACACCAGGCCCAGTACACGGTTTTCCGGGTTGGCAGCCAGGGCGATGGCAATCAGCGCCACCAGCAGCACCATGGCACGGCCGACCCAGACCAGTTCGGTTTGCGAGGCGCCCTTGCGCAGGAAGGCCTTGTAGAAGTCCTCGGTCAGGGCACTGGAGCATACCAGCAACTGGCAGCTCAGGGTGCTCATCACCGCGGCCAGGATGGCGGACAGCAGGATGCCGGCGATCCACGGGTTGAACAGCAGCTTGGCCAACTCGATGAACACGCGCTCCGGGTTCTCGGCGACCGGGCCGGCAACTTCAGGATGCGCCGCGAAGTAGGCGATACCGAAGAAACCGACAGCAACGGCGCCCGCCAGGGTCAGGATCATCCAGGTCATGGAAATGCGGCGGGCAGCCGGGATCGATTTGACCGAGTCGGCCGCCATGAAGCGCGCCAGGATGTGCGGCTGGCCAAAGTAGCCCAGGCCCCATGCCAGCAGGGAAATCACGCCAACGAAGGTCGCGCCCTTGAGCATGTCGAAGTTGGTCGCGTCGACCGCCTCGATGGCGACCATGGCCGGGTCGAAGCCCCCGGTAGCGATCATCACCACCACCGGGGTGAGGATCAGCGCAAAGATCATCAGCGTGGCCTGCACGGTGTCGGTCCAGCTAACCGCCAGGAAACCACCGATGAAGGTGTAGGCGATGGTCGCTGCAGCGCCGGCCCACAGGGCGGTGCCGTAAGACATGCCGAAGGTACTCTCGAACAGGCGGGCGCCGGCCACCACACCCGAGGCGCAGTAGATGGTGAAGAACACCAGGATCACCAACGCCGAAAAGATGCGCAGGATGCGGCTGTTGTCTTCGAAACGGTTGGTGAAGTAATCCGGCAGGGTCAGGGCATTGCCGTTATGCTCGGTCTGCACGCGCAAACGGCCGGCGACGAACAACCAGTTGAGATAGGCGCCGGCAATCAAGCCGATGGCGATCCAGCTTTCCGACAGACCGGCAACGAAGATCGCACCCGGCAAGCCCATCAGCAGCCAGCCACTCATATCGGAGGCACCAGCAGACAGCGCGGTCACGAAGCTACCGAGGCTGCGGCCACCGAGGATGTAGTCGGAAAGGTTCTTGGTACGCAGATAGGCGATCAGGCCGATCAGTACCATGGCTGCGATGTACACCACGAAGGTGACGAGCATTGGAGTACTAGCTGTCATTGGGGGGATCCCCTCTCGTTTGTTGTTCTTGGGCACCGTGCCCGGTTTGGCAAAGCGCATCCGCCTGAGCGGATACGGGGCTCCGGTCTCTGTTCCTCGTCACGCCGATGCCTGGCGAGCACGATCAGGGACAGATACCGGCGCAGTGAAAATCTCCACCACTTCGTCACTGCATCGGCAAGTGCATGAGCACTTTCCCTGACCTCCCTGGCTTACGCCTGCGGCCACCGAATCGCGTTACCACCCCTACTTCGGCTGCATCCACGTCTATTATCGGTCTAGCCCAGCAAAGCTGGTCTGACCAATCGGCGCAGACAAAACGGTCGTAACGAAAGTGAAGGGCGGAATTTAGTGGCAGAGGTGAACGGGCTTCTTGCTGAAAGCTCTGGAGTTTTTGCAGAAATCTCCGACACGGGGAACTTCCGGCAAACAGCTGTTTCGGCGCCAGCACGATAACCTGATCGCTCGATCAGTCCCCACTGGGCTGGCGAAAAGGCAGATAACCGCGCGCCTGTTCCGCGTAAGCCCGCACGCCAGAGCGCTCCTGTTCGAGAAACTCGGCGACTGCAGCATACAACCCCGGGTGACAGAGATAATGCCACGAACGGGTGATGACCGGCTCGAAACCGCGTATCAGTTTGTGCTCCCCCTGGGCCCCGGCGTCGAAGCGTTGCAGACCTTCGGCGATGGCTAGCTCCATTCCTTGATAGAAGCAGGTTTCGAAATGCAGGCGGTCGAACTCGGCCAGGCAGCCCCAGTAGCGACCGAAGAAGGTTTCGCCATCGACCAGGCTGAAGGCCATCGCCAGCGGCCGCCCCTGCTGCCGCGCGAACACCACGCGGATCATCTCCGGCATGCGCTCGGCCAGTAGGCTGAAGAAATCCCTCATCAGATAGGGTGCCTGACCGCGTACATGATAAGTGTTGGCGTAGCAGTGGTAGACGAAATCCCAGTCCGCCTCGCTCAACTCATGGCCGCGTCGCCAGTCGAAATCGATGCCCTGCCCCGCGACCTGTTCTCGTTCCTTGCGCATCTGCTTGCGTTTGCGCGAGCTGAGCGCATCGAGAAAGTCCTGGAAATCCCGGTAACCCCGATTGTGCCAATGGAACTGGCAACCCAAGCGCTCCAGCCACCCCGGTCGCCGCACCATCACGGCATCACAGGCCGGACTGGTGAAATTGATATGCAGGCTCGACAACTCTTCCGCACCCAGTCCGGCCGTGAGCGCATCGAGCAATTCCCCGGCCGCATGGGCATCACCCAGCAAGCGCGTCCCGGTTACCGGCGAGAACGGCACGGCGCCCAACAGCTTGGGGTAATAGCCGA contains the following coding sequences:
- a CDS encoding class I SAM-dependent methyltransferase — its product is MQRDHREQLQQSWQANADAWAAAVREQRIESRRLVTDAAIIQAVLALQPRRVLDIGCGEGWLCRGLAEHGIEAVGVDASAPLIDAARAACDGRSQYRVCGYAELDAHADQLGRFEVLVCNFALLEEPLQPVLRSLHGLLAPGGSLLIQTLHPWRASHGEPYQDGWRVEDFAGFGEGFQAPMPWFFRTLQSWLALMGETGWRLEWLQEPLHPESVQPVSLLLLLKPL
- a CDS encoding GNAT family N-acetyltransferase: MTLFVADSLSSVPSGQWDALLADSQPFLRHAFLSALEDSGSVGGRSGWQPSHRLWCDEHDKVQAALPAYLKQHSYGEYVFDHGWADACRRAGIGYYPKLLGAVPFSPVTGTRLLGDAHAAGELLDALTAGLGAEELSSLHINFTSPACDAVMVRRPGWLERLGCQFHWHNRGYRDFQDFLDALSSRKRKQMRKEREQVAGQGIDFDWRRGHELSEADWDFVYHCYANTYHVRGQAPYLMRDFFSLLAERMPEMIRVVFARQQGRPLAMAFSLVDGETFFGRYWGCLAEFDRLHFETCFYQGMELAIAEGLQRFDAGAQGEHKLIRGFEPVITRSWHYLCHPGLYAAVAEFLEQERSGVRAYAEQARGYLPFRQPSGD
- a CDS encoding proline--tRNA ligase encodes the protein MRTSQFLLSTLKETPSDAVVISHQLMLRAGMIRKLASGLYTWLPMGLRVLRKVENVVREEMNAAGALEVLMPAIQPAELWQESGRWVQYGPELLRVKDRHDREFCVGPTHEEVITDLARNELNSYKQLPINLYQIQTKFRDEIRPRFGLMRGREFIMKDAYSFHADQASLQETYDRMHQAYCNVFSRLGLNFRPVQADTGSIGGTGSHEFHVLADSGEDDIAFSNVSDYAANIEKAEAIPREKTRGAATEAMRLVDTPDTKTIDALVQGFGLAIEKTIKTLVVHAAEEGKLIALIVRGDHELNEIKAANLEQVASPLQMASEAEIRAAIGAGPGSLGPVNLPIPCIIDRSVALMSDFAAGANIEDKHYFGVNWERDLPLPEVADLRNVVAGDPSPDGQGTLEIKRGIEVGHIFQLGTKYSEAMNCQVLGENGKPVTLTMGCYGIGVSRVVAAAIEQNFDERGIRWNDALAPFHIALVPLRYETEQVREATDKLYAELTAAGYEVLLDDRDKKTSPGIKFADMELIGIPHRVVVSDRGLAEGNLEYKSRAETDPQAVPLAEILPFLQARIRR
- a CDS encoding PaaI family thioesterase; the protein is MAGLSAEQVQGLIRAGLPMAEDINLCIDRLDSEGVLARVPFHNKLIRPGGTLSGPTIMALADAAMYAVVLGRLGRVEMAVTSNLNINFLVKPRPVDLLAEARILRLSRRQAVCEVSLYSAGNEEELVAHVTGTYALPL
- a CDS encoding transglycosylase domain-containing protein, producing MGAAWQGKPRQHDLVAKTGRYWRLTFYLVLVVLVLATTALLVFESRSAHLQSRELSRYAASLTYQVEPGPSERILYPSDGPFDKRQGYAHLPLMLERLHQRDYQITEQARFSDALLAYSRRGLFPPFTEKSQSGLSISDCRGTPFYEFRYPQQGYADFASIAPLVVDSLLFIENRHLLDASQPLANPAVDWPRFAMAALSQLGKMLDVQDQSAGGSTLATQLEKYRHSPDGLTLSAGEKLQQMFSASVRAYQHGPQTLEARQRIVRDYLNSVPLSAAPGHGEVHGLSTVHRYLLPQADEATFAAFLRTQLPQEKLTDQRIARLYKEYGPGAYSLPDQGYIARVHPLELWLLGYLIDNPQASFSDAVAASIDERQEVYGWLLRTRHKSARDSRIRIMLEVEAFSDIHRRWKNLGYPFQHLVPSLATALGSSGDRPAALAELMGIIQNDGIRQPVLRIDELHFAAGTPYETRVERDIHGGKRVMQSEVAAALRNALSQVVEGGTARRLQGTFQLQDGQSLTLGGKTGTGDNRIESVGPGGRVISSRAMNRTATFVFFLGPRHYGTLTAFVPGREAERFTFTSALPVQVLKGMAPILAPYLEPGSSTLCDTPMSAAQISRR
- the putP gene encoding sodium/proline symporter PutP, producing MTASTPMLVTFVVYIAAMVLIGLIAYLRTKNLSDYILGGRSLGSFVTALSAGASDMSGWLLMGLPGAIFVAGLSESWIAIGLIAGAYLNWLFVAGRLRVQTEHNGNALTLPDYFTNRFEDNSRILRIFSALVILVFFTIYCASGVVAGARLFESTFGMSYGTALWAGAAATIAYTFIGGFLAVSWTDTVQATLMIFALILTPVVVMIATGGFDPAMVAIEAVDATNFDMLKGATFVGVISLLAWGLGYFGQPHILARFMAADSVKSIPAARRISMTWMILTLAGAVAVGFFGIAYFAAHPEVAGPVAENPERVFIELAKLLFNPWIAGILLSAILAAVMSTLSCQLLVCSSALTEDFYKAFLRKGASQTELVWVGRAMVLLVALIAIALAANPENRVLGLVSYAWAGFGAAFGPVVILSLVWKGMTRNGALAGMLVGAATVIVWKNWIGLGLYEIIPGFILATLAIVIFSRIGKAPSQSMLNRFDQAESEYKSV
- a CDS encoding alpha/beta hydrolase, giving the protein MPSPWLALLRRRRLSLMFLGCLLVLLPIGCAKLEQTERELVFRIEPGTARWFSGLPAGVEDVQLQSPALAADESLHAWWWPAPRKDAPALLYLHGSRWNLTGQLFRIEQLHAMGFSVLAVDYRGFGQSRGPLPSERSVYQDALIAWEHLARLQPDASKRFIYGHSLGGAVAVNLAHELADDKQSPQAAGLIVESSFTNLGDVATAVSNTSLPVRWLLSQEFDSLSKIGAVGVPVLIAHGRDDRYVPARFSEALFDAAREPKQLLLIDGANHNNSLRMGANSYRQALQTLGLELN
- a CDS encoding VF530 family DNA-binding protein, whose translation is MTSNDPLHGLTLQAILTALVERIGWEGLARQVDVRCFKHEPSIKSSLTFLRKTPWARAKIEQLYLQQFRP